A genomic region of Stegostoma tigrinum isolate sSteTig4 chromosome 13, sSteTig4.hap1, whole genome shotgun sequence contains the following coding sequences:
- the LOC125458503 gene encoding S-phase kinase-associated protein 1, whose product MPSIKLQSSDGEIFEVDVEIAKQSVTIKTMLEDLGMDDEGDDDPVPLPNVNAAILKKVIQWCTHHKDDPPPPEDDENKEKRTDDIPVWDQEFLKVDQGTLFELILAANYLDIKGLLDVTCKTVANMIKGKTPEEIRKTFNIKNDFTEEEEAQVRKENQWCEEK is encoded by the exons ATGCCTTCGATTAAACTCCAGAGCTCTGATGGAGAAATATTTGAAGTTGATGTGGAGATAGCAAAGCAGTCTGTGACAATCAAGAccatgttggagg ATTTGGGGATGGAtgatgaaggtgatgatgatccTGTTCCGCTCCCAAATGTCAATGCTGCAATTCTGAAAAAG GTGATTCAGTGGTGCACTCACCACAAGGATGATCCACCTCCTCCTGAAGATGATgagaacaaagaaaagagaacagaTGATATTCCAGTATGGGATCAGGAATTCCTCAAAGTAGACCAAGGAACACTGTTTGAGCTAATTCTG GCTGCAAACTATTTGGATATCAAAGGTCTGCTTGACGTGACGTGCAAAACAGTAGCAAATATGATCAAAGGTAAAACTCCAGAAGAAATTCGTAAGACTTTCAACATCAAAAATGACTTCACTGAGGAAGAAGAAGCCCAG gttcGTAAAGAGAATCAGTggtgtgaagaaaaataa